In Oryza brachyantha chromosome 1, ObraRS2, whole genome shotgun sequence, the following are encoded in one genomic region:
- the LOC102716254 gene encoding putative disease resistance RPP13-like protein 1, translating into MGTILDSFTWKFLEKLGQLVEDEVVMTLSVKKGIKSLMKNLEFFRAVREDAEALAMEDPWIDSWWKNMRDVMFDVDDIIDLFMVHSQKLLQPPRPVCCNQLRFSSFAKFSFDHMIAKRIMNINEKFEEIKMNKEMFSLERTTRPQVQITIVDRRQTSPVDELEVVGEDIRRAIEDMVKMTVRNCYDNRSTVFGIQGMGGIGKTTLAQKIYNEERIREKFQVHIWLCISQSYTETGLLKQAIRMAGGICDQLETKTELLPLLVDTIKEKSVFLVLDDVWKSDVWIDLLQLPFERGLNSHVIVTTRNLDVLEEMHAVYTHKVNKMNDCDGLELLMKKSFAPNEQRRQFSDVGHQIVKMCDGLPLAIKVVAGVLSTKRTRAEWESIRDSKWSIHGLPKELEGPLYLSYNNLPPELKQCFLWCALLPSNFGIRRDAVAYWWVAEGYVTKVHQYSIHEVAEEYYHELIRRNLLQPKPEYVDEGVSTMHDLLRSLGQFLTKDHSLFMNLKNSKALSNLRHLGIGNDVEEIPTIEEQKCLRSLLIFDNKNFKIIHKDIFRELKHIRVLVLSGTSIQIIPESVGNLLLLRLLDLSYTKIEKLPESIGNLTSLEYLSLLSCKHLDSLPASVMTLSNISFLELVKTGIDHVPKGIAKLQKLCNLRGVFESATGFRLDELQRLSNIQHLRVEKLEKAASTGAFVLKNNLHLRKLSLCCTVGVNTHDKTHYQINEIERIQQVYEILSPSPSLLYIFFLGFPGLRFPDWLCSEPEHNMPNLGHMHLNECVSCSELPPAGQMPELLVFQIKGADSIVNIGADLLGKGVSSAKCITVFPKLELLLIIDMGNLENWSLNTDYLCGRSEQLVLMPCLKRLFLNGCPKLKALPEDLHRIANLRRIHIEGAHKLQEVDNLPSVLWLKVKNNRCLRRISNLCKLQDLLAQDCPALDQAENIISLKRLYMVDCPNAMQFRMCLLEEQELAVRVVTTGADGRDIFPDESLYN; encoded by the coding sequence ATGGGCACAATTTTGGATTCTTTCACTTGGAAATTCTTGGAAAAGCTGGGTCAGCTTGTGGAGGATGAGGTTGTCATGACATTAAGTGTGAAAAAGGGAATCAAGAGCCTCATGAAAAACCTGGAATTCTTCCGCGCTGTCCGTGAAGATGCTGAGGCTCTAGCTATGGAGGATCCATGGATAGATTCATGGTGGAAGAACATGAGAGATGTTATGTTCGATGTTGATGACATAATAGATCTTTTCATGGTTCATTCACAGAAGCTGCTGCAGCCACCTAGACCGGTATGTTGCAATCAACTCAGGTTCTCTAGTTTTGCAAAGTTTTCATTTGATCACATGATTGCCAAAAGAATCATgaacataaacgaaaaatttgaagaaattaaaatgaacAAAGAAATGTTCAGCTTGGAGAGAACCACTCGGCCACAAGTCCAGATAACAATTGTTGACAGAAGGCAGACGTCTCCAGTAGATGAACTTGAGGTTGTTGGAGAAGATATCAGAAGGGCTATTGAAGACATGGTCAAAATGACTGTCAGAAATTGCTATGACAACAGATCAACAGTTTTTGGGATCCAGGGAATGGGAGGCATCGGTAAGACAACACTAGCTCAGAAGATATACAATGAGGAAAGGATAAGGGAGAAATTCCAAGTTCATATATGGCTGTGCATTTCTCAGAGCTACACAGAGACCGGTTTGTTAAAGCAGGCAATAAGGATGGCTGGAGGAATATGTGATCAACTAGAGACAAAGACTGAGCTTCTACCACTTCTAGTGGACACTATCAAAGAAAAGAGTGTTTTTCTTGTGCTGGATGATGTGTGGAAATCCGATGTATGGATTGACCTTCTCCAGTTGCCTTTTGAAAGGGGTTTGAATTCCCATGTCATCGTGACCACAAGAAACCTGGATGTTTTGGAAGAAATGCATGCAGTTTATACCCACAAGGTAAACAAGATGAATGATTGTGATGGTCTAGAACTACTGATGAAGAAGTCATTTGCGCCAAATGAACAAAGAAGACAATTCAGTGATGTTGGGCatcaaatagttaaaatgtGTGATGGACTTCCACTTGCCATCAAAGTTGTTGCAGGTGTCCTATCTACTAAAAGAACAAGGGCGGAATGGGAGAGCATCCGAGATAGCAAATGGTCTATTCATGGACTGCCCAAAGAACTAGAAGGCCCTCTGTACTTAAGCTACAACAACTTACCACCTGAACTTAAGCAATGCTTTCTATGGTGTGCGTTGTTACCATCAAATTTTGGGATTCGTCGGGATGCGGTTGCTTACTGGTGGGTTGCTGAAGGTTACGTGACGAAAGTGCACCAATACTCAATACATGAGGTCGCTGAAGAGTACTACCACGAGCTAATTAGAAGGAATCTTCTGCAGCCAAAACCAGAGTATGTAGACGAAGGCGTGTCAACAATGCATGATCTATTGAGGTCTCTTGGTCAATTTTTGACGAAGGATCACTCCTTATTCatgaatttgaaaaatagCAAAGCCTTATCGAATCTGCGCCACTTGGGGATCGGTAATGATGTAGAAGAAATACCTACTATAGAAGAACAAAAGTGCTTGAGGAGCCTTCTGATTTTTGATAACAAGAACTTCAAGATAATACATAAGGACATTTTCAGAGAGCTAAAGCATATCCGGGTCTTAGTTCTCAGTGGAACAAGCATCCAAATCATACCAGAGTCAGTGGGAAACTTACTGCTACTGAGGCTTCTAGATCTAAGCTATACAAAAATTGAGAAACTCCCAGAATCCATAGGCAATCTTACCAGCCTCGAATACCTTTCATTGCTTAGTTGCAAACATTTGGATAGCCTACCAGCTAGTGTGATGACACTCTCCAACATAAGTTTCCTTGAGCTAGTAAAGACTGGAATTGACCATGTTCCAAAGGGAATTGCAAAGTTGCAGAAACTCTGCAACCTTAGAGGAGTTTTCGAGAGCGCAACTGGATTTAGACTAGATGAACTTCAACGTCTCTCCAACATCCAACATCTGCGGGTTGAGAAGCTAGAAAAGGCAGCATCAACGGGTGCATTTGTACTCAAGAATAATCTTCATCTTCGAAAACTGTCTCTCTGCTGCACAGTGGGAGTAAATACTCATGATAAAACCCATTACCAGATTAACGAGATTGAGAGAATTCAACAAGTCTATGAGATACTAAGTCCATCGCCAAgtctactatatatattttttttggggttcCCTGGTCTAAGATTCCCAGATTGGTTATGCTCTGAACCAGAGCATAATATGCCAAATTTGGGTCATATGCACCTCAATGAGTGTGTTTCATGTTCAGAGCTTCCACCAGCAGGTCAGATGCCAGAACTGCTGGTTTTTCAGATTAAAGGCGCAGATTCAATAGTGAACATTGGTGCAGACCTGCTAGGGAAAGGTGTCAGCAGTGCAAAGTGTATAACTGTTTTTCCAAAGCTCGAATTGCTTCTCATCATTGACATGGGAAATTTGGAAAATTGGTCTCTTAACACAGATTATTTGTGTGGCAGATCTGAACAGCTCGTTCTGATGCCTTGCCTTAAGCGTCTGTTTCTTAATGGCTGCCCAAAATTAAAGGCTCTCCCTGAAGACTTGCATAGGATTGCTAACTTACGAAGAATCCACATTGAAGGTGCTCACAAGCTGCAAGAAGTTGACAACCTTCCTTCAGTGTTATGGCTCAAGGTCAAGAACAACAGGTGTTTGAGGAGAATTTCCAATCTCTGTAAGCTGCAGGACTTGCTTGCACAGGACTGTCCAGCACTGGATCAGGCAGAGAATATAATCTCACTGAAAAGACTCTACATGGTTGATTGCCCTAATGCGATGCAATTCAGGATGTGCCTCCTGGAAGAGCAAGAACTTGCAGTCCGTGTTGTTACAACTGGCGCAGATGGCCGCGATATCTTTCCCGATGAATCTCTGTATAATTAG
- the LOC102717008 gene encoding uncharacterized protein LOC102717008 isoform X2 codes for MAQLLHHQDSTFYGKEFHGRRWSILQFFGFRRRMRSTKMISDKKQSQGKGSGGSRHRSSYVPLKDEDIGVMDDEKYNEVTKKNKASKKSSGKGSLGSLILKKLYGKEGQKEKMLPVAPKLLRTLSIHYLESNEYVLDGESATNGDGSSQNTALSMQNPRDTNIQNATFIGQDGCDNDTSSLLLKRGESHVKRKSHRSISMDGVLHKVPYGQKVSGDVTKEGLSRSASATYDRDGLKPYNGTAAKRPVNQGFQRSRSLTESLERYSHLLDSISSSQSKRMLTSSKSTRDYSLDGPAVMSGLQRTFAETRSTSLVIHAENLVIPEDALASYFPENPIVDGDVDTSMNEISGHEDVDGSENTALIEQYTNDRKSGISVSIEVNVCTAPLPSEVTDISQEHTEICDDHQVPSSNVIDLSISHSTYEEVDIPEDHGTSCNEDHFNSSTEAVMHTKIAEDGSIKEEHTSVSDDKQIHSSDVLKSREDDPASPVKYTILDDSSLKPRILCLDDADDLDDTVLNDSTSMELSTTELTHKKIQESDSEKLNYLQADQKNEDELIYVKDIFMKSSFRNEILFDAWYSMNITALQEEDCQHYEAAAAAFDFTEMSADQLLLSDLTNEVLLDIYKKYSVSKSKFSRFSSFDRPKPVADHALKELWSKVSCHLDEQPQSSIEIDTILSNDLAKSDRWVNFQRDADHLGNMLADFVFDKLLTEFTLQLAKF; via the exons ATGGCCCAGCTGTTGCACCATCAAGATTCCACGTTTTATGGGAAGGAATTCCATGGGCGTCGATGGAGCATTCTTCAGTTCTTTGGCTTTCGTCGGCGTATGCGATCCACTAAGATGATTTCTGACAAGAAACAAAGTCAGGGAAAAGGCAGTGGCG GAAGTAGACACCGAAGTTCATATGTTCCACTGAAAGATGAAGACATTGGTGTCATGGACGATGAGAAATACAATGAA GTAACGAAGAAAAACAAGGCTTCAAAAAAGAGTTCTGGTAAGGGAAGTTTGGGGTCCTTAATTCTAAAAAAGTTGTATGGAAAGGAAGGCCAGAAAGAAAAGATGCTCCCTGTTGCACCAAAGCTACTGCGTACCCTTTCAATACATTATCTGGAAAGCAATGAGTATGTTCTTGATGGTGAATCTGCTACTAATGGTGATGGTTCTTCCCAAAATACTGCATTATCAATGCAAAATCCTAGAGATACAAATATCCAAAATGCTACATTTATCGGCCAGGATGGTTGTGATAATGATACAAGTTCTTTGCTTCTAAAGAGAGGTGAGAGTCATGTGAAAAGAAAGAGCCATCGTAGCATTTCAATGGATGGGGTTCTTCATAAGGTCCCTTATGGACAGAAGGTATCTGGAGATGTAACTAAGGAAGGACTTTCCCGGTCAGCCTCCGCCACATATGACAGGGATGGCTTGAAACCTTACAATGGTACTGCTGCAAAAAGACCTGTAAACCAAGGTTTTCAGCGTTCACGTTCCCTCACTGAATCATTGGAGAGATATTCTCATTTACTTGATTCCATTTCAAGCAGTCAGTCAAAGAGGATGCTGACAAGTTCAAAATCTACTAGGGATTATTCTTTGGATGGTCCTGCTGTGATGTCTGGGTTGCAAAGAACTTTTGCTGAGACTAGATCAACAAGTTTGGTTATACATGCTGAAAATCTTGTAATTCCAGAAGATGCCTTGGCATCATATTTCCCAGAGAATCCTATTGTGGATGGAGATGTGGATACTTCTATGAATGAGATCTCTGGTCATGAGGATGTTGATGGCTCTGAAAATACTGCATTAATTGAACAGTACACTAATGACAGAAAGAGTGGTATTTCTGTGTCAATTGAAGTTAATGTATGCACTGCCCCTTTACCTTCAGAAGTGACCGATATTTCACAGGAGCACACAGAAATTTGTGATGATCATCAGGTTCCCTCATCAAATGTAATTGATTTGTCTATTTCTCATTCAACATACGAAGAAGTTGACATCCCAGAAGATCATGGAACATCTTGTAACGAAGATCATTTTAATTCGTCCACAGAAGCCGTTATGCATACTAAAATTGCAGAAGATGGGAGTATTAAAGAAGAGCATACATCAGTTTCAGATGACAAACAAATTCATTCATCCGATGTTCTGAAGTCAAGAGAAG ATGATCCTGCTAGTCCAGTGAAATATACAATCCTAGATG ATTCGTCGTTGAAGCCAAGAATCCTCTGTTTAGATGATGCTGATGATTTAGATGACACAGTTCTCAATGACAGCACTTCTATGGAATTATCAACTACTGAACTGAcccacaaaaaaattcaagaaagTGACTCTGAAAAACTGAACTATCTCCAAGCAGATCAAAAGAACGAAGATGAGTTGATCTATGTGAAGGATATATTCATGAAATCAAGCTTCCGCAATGAAATACTATTTGATGCATGGTACTCAATGAACATTACGGCTCTCCAAGAAGAGGACTGCCAACATTAcgaggctgctgctgctgcatttgATTTCACTGAGATGTCAGCTGATCAGCTACTTCTGTCTGACTTGACAAATGAAGTGTTGCTCGATATCTACAAGAAGTATTCTGTTTCCAAGTCCAAGTTCTCCcggttttcttcttttgataGACCGAAACCTGTTGCAGACCATGCCCTGAAGGAGTTGTGGTCCAAAGTAAGCTGCCATCTGGATGAACAGCCACAATCCAGCATAGAAATCGACACAATTTTGTCGAATGACCTAGCCAAGAGCGATCGCTGGGTGAATTTTCAGAGAGACGCTGATCACCTGGGGAACATGTTGGCAGACTTTGTGTTTGACAAGCTTCTGACAGAGTTCACTCTTCAGCTTGCAAAGTTTTGA
- the LOC102717008 gene encoding protein TRM32 isoform X1 — MAQLLHHQDSTFYGKEFHGRRWSILQFFGFRRRMRSTKMISDKKQSQGKGSGGSRHRSSYVPLKDEDIGVMDDEKYNEVTKKNKASKKSSGKGSLGSLILKKLYGKEGQKEKMLPVAPKLLRTLSIHYLESNEYVLDGESATNGDGSSQNTALSMQNPRDTNIQNATFIGQDGCDNDTSSLLLKRGESHVKRKSHRSISMDGVLHKVPYGQKVSGDVTKEGLSRSASATYDRDGLKPYNGTAAKRPVNQGFQRSRSLTESLERYSHLLDSISSSQSKRMLTSSKSTRDYSLDGPAVMSGLQRTFAETRSTSLVIHAENLVIPEDALASYFPENPIVDGDVDTSMNEISGHEDVDGSENTALIEQYTNDRKSGISVSIEVNVCTAPLPSEVTDISQEHTEICDDHQVPSSNVIDLSISHSTYEEVDIPEDHGTSCNEDHFNSSTEAVMHTKIAEDGSIKEEHTSVSDDKQIHSSDVLKSREGTFCVPDPSQEIEAEINISCEQETDSPMSVLDVTFSDDPASPVKYTILDDSSLKPRILCLDDADDLDDTVLNDSTSMELSTTELTHKKIQESDSEKLNYLQADQKNEDELIYVKDIFMKSSFRNEILFDAWYSMNITALQEEDCQHYEAAAAAFDFTEMSADQLLLSDLTNEVLLDIYKKYSVSKSKFSRFSSFDRPKPVADHALKELWSKVSCHLDEQPQSSIEIDTILSNDLAKSDRWVNFQRDADHLGNMLADFVFDKLLTEFTLQLAKF, encoded by the exons ATGGCCCAGCTGTTGCACCATCAAGATTCCACGTTTTATGGGAAGGAATTCCATGGGCGTCGATGGAGCATTCTTCAGTTCTTTGGCTTTCGTCGGCGTATGCGATCCACTAAGATGATTTCTGACAAGAAACAAAGTCAGGGAAAAGGCAGTGGCG GAAGTAGACACCGAAGTTCATATGTTCCACTGAAAGATGAAGACATTGGTGTCATGGACGATGAGAAATACAATGAA GTAACGAAGAAAAACAAGGCTTCAAAAAAGAGTTCTGGTAAGGGAAGTTTGGGGTCCTTAATTCTAAAAAAGTTGTATGGAAAGGAAGGCCAGAAAGAAAAGATGCTCCCTGTTGCACCAAAGCTACTGCGTACCCTTTCAATACATTATCTGGAAAGCAATGAGTATGTTCTTGATGGTGAATCTGCTACTAATGGTGATGGTTCTTCCCAAAATACTGCATTATCAATGCAAAATCCTAGAGATACAAATATCCAAAATGCTACATTTATCGGCCAGGATGGTTGTGATAATGATACAAGTTCTTTGCTTCTAAAGAGAGGTGAGAGTCATGTGAAAAGAAAGAGCCATCGTAGCATTTCAATGGATGGGGTTCTTCATAAGGTCCCTTATGGACAGAAGGTATCTGGAGATGTAACTAAGGAAGGACTTTCCCGGTCAGCCTCCGCCACATATGACAGGGATGGCTTGAAACCTTACAATGGTACTGCTGCAAAAAGACCTGTAAACCAAGGTTTTCAGCGTTCACGTTCCCTCACTGAATCATTGGAGAGATATTCTCATTTACTTGATTCCATTTCAAGCAGTCAGTCAAAGAGGATGCTGACAAGTTCAAAATCTACTAGGGATTATTCTTTGGATGGTCCTGCTGTGATGTCTGGGTTGCAAAGAACTTTTGCTGAGACTAGATCAACAAGTTTGGTTATACATGCTGAAAATCTTGTAATTCCAGAAGATGCCTTGGCATCATATTTCCCAGAGAATCCTATTGTGGATGGAGATGTGGATACTTCTATGAATGAGATCTCTGGTCATGAGGATGTTGATGGCTCTGAAAATACTGCATTAATTGAACAGTACACTAATGACAGAAAGAGTGGTATTTCTGTGTCAATTGAAGTTAATGTATGCACTGCCCCTTTACCTTCAGAAGTGACCGATATTTCACAGGAGCACACAGAAATTTGTGATGATCATCAGGTTCCCTCATCAAATGTAATTGATTTGTCTATTTCTCATTCAACATACGAAGAAGTTGACATCCCAGAAGATCATGGAACATCTTGTAACGAAGATCATTTTAATTCGTCCACAGAAGCCGTTATGCATACTAAAATTGCAGAAGATGGGAGTATTAAAGAAGAGCATACATCAGTTTCAGATGACAAACAAATTCATTCATCCGATGTTCTGAAGTCAAGAGAAGGTACTTTTTGCGTTCCTGATCCCAGTCAAGAAATTGAAGCTGAGATAAATATAAGCTGCGAACAAGAAACTGACAGTCCAATGTCTGTTCTTGATGTGACATTCTCAGATGATCCTGCTAGTCCAGTGAAATATACAATCCTAGATG ATTCGTCGTTGAAGCCAAGAATCCTCTGTTTAGATGATGCTGATGATTTAGATGACACAGTTCTCAATGACAGCACTTCTATGGAATTATCAACTACTGAACTGAcccacaaaaaaattcaagaaagTGACTCTGAAAAACTGAACTATCTCCAAGCAGATCAAAAGAACGAAGATGAGTTGATCTATGTGAAGGATATATTCATGAAATCAAGCTTCCGCAATGAAATACTATTTGATGCATGGTACTCAATGAACATTACGGCTCTCCAAGAAGAGGACTGCCAACATTAcgaggctgctgctgctgcatttgATTTCACTGAGATGTCAGCTGATCAGCTACTTCTGTCTGACTTGACAAATGAAGTGTTGCTCGATATCTACAAGAAGTATTCTGTTTCCAAGTCCAAGTTCTCCcggttttcttcttttgataGACCGAAACCTGTTGCAGACCATGCCCTGAAGGAGTTGTGGTCCAAAGTAAGCTGCCATCTGGATGAACAGCCACAATCCAGCATAGAAATCGACACAATTTTGTCGAATGACCTAGCCAAGAGCGATCGCTGGGTGAATTTTCAGAGAGACGCTGATCACCTGGGGAACATGTTGGCAGACTTTGTGTTTGACAAGCTTCTGACAGAGTTCACTCTTCAGCTTGCAAAGTTTTGA
- the LOC102716727 gene encoding metallothionein-like protein 2A, giving the protein MSCCGGNCGCGSGCKCGSGCGGCKMYPEMAEGVTTTQTVIMGVAPSKGHAEGVEAGAAAGAGAENGCKCGDNCTCNPCTCGK; this is encoded by the exons atgtcGTGCTGCGGAGGCAACTGCGGCTGCGGATCCGGCTGCAAGTGCGGCAGCGGCTGCGGAGG GTGTAAGATGTACCCAGAGATGGCTGAGGGGGTGACCACCACCCAGACCGTCATCATGGGTGTTGCACCTTCCAAGGG TCACGCCGAGGGGGtcgaggccggcgccgccgccggagccggagccgagAACGGGTGCAAGTGCGGCGACAACTGCACCTGCAACCCCTGCACCTGCGGCAAGTGA
- the LOC102717286 gene encoding very-long-chain enoyl-CoA reductase, whose product MKVTVVSRSGREVVRGGLELKDSAKVADLQEAIYAKTKKYYPARQRLTLPLQSGKSGKPVVLSAKASLTEYCEKGSGSLTVVFKDLGPQVFYSTLFFWEYLGPLLIYPMFYYLNVYKYFGYEGERVMHPVQTYAMYYWCFHYFKRIMETFFVHRFSHATSPLSNVFRNCAYYWTFGAYIAYYCNHPLYTPVSELQIKIGFGFGILCQIANFYCHILLRNLRSPSGNGGYQIPRGFLFNVVTCANYTTEIYQWLGFNIATQTVAGYVFLVVAASIMTNWALGKHRRLKKLFDGKDGRPKYPRRWVILPPFL is encoded by the exons atgaAGGTGACCGTGGTGTCCCGGAGCGGCCGGGAGGTGGTCAGGGGCGGCCTCGAGCTCAAGGACTCG GCGAAGGTCGCGGATCTGCAGGAGGCCATCTATGCCAAGA CTAAGAAGTATTATCCTGCTAGACAGCGGCTCACCCTCCCTCTCCAATCTGGAAAATCTGGAAAACCAGTTGTCCTTAGCGCAAAGGCCAGCCTAACAGAATACTGCGAGAAGGGTTCTGGATCCCTGACAGTGGTCTTTAAAGATTTAGGCCCACAGGTCTTCTACAGCACATTGTTCTTCTGGGAATACTTGGGCCCTCTTCTTATCTACCCCATGTTCTATTACTTGAATGTCTACAAATATTTTGGATACGAGGGAGAGCGGGTCATGCATCCTGTTCAGACTTACGCCATGTACTATTGGTGTTTCCACTACTTCAAGAGGATCATGGAGACATTCTTTGTCCACCGTTTCAGCCATGCGACTTCTCCTTTATCAAATGTCTTCAGGAACTGCGCCTACTACTGGACCTTTGGAGCTTACATTGCTTACTACTGCAACCACCCACTCTACACCCCTGTGAGTGAATTGCAGATAAAGATTGGGTTTGGATTTGGTATTCTCTGCCAAATTGCAAACTTTTACTGCCATATCCTGCTGAGGAACCTCAGAAGTCCCAGTGGTAACGGTGGCTATCAGATTCCTCGCGGTTTCTTGTTCAACGTAGTGACTTGTGCAAACTATACCACTGAAATCTACCAATGGCTTGGGTTCAACATTGCCACACAGACTGTAGCAGGTTATGTCTTCCTCGTCGTGGCAGCAAGTATCATGACCAACTGGGCACTTGGAAAGCACCGCCGTCTCAAGAAG TTGTTCGACGGGAAGGACGGGAGGCCTAAGTATCCTCGGCGATGGGTGATTCTTCCTCCATTCCTGTAA